Proteins from a single region of Rhipicephalus sanguineus isolate Rsan-2018 chromosome 5, BIME_Rsan_1.4, whole genome shotgun sequence:
- the LOC119393945 gene encoding proton-associated sugar transporter A: MGSGDIQCPLDVSDVPRKYAHIFRKKKTWELVMLSGAVCGIELCYAAETAFIGPILLGLGIPISFVALAMCLSPALGFFVTPVLGSMSDTCTSRMGRRRPFIIIFALGMLLGLILLPNGQDLGIALGDSGVNVLGEGNDVIPESNSTNLSNNSTTGNVAYHSWSKHGWGIMFTIVGFVFLDMCCDGCQSPARSYVLDVTIVSDHARALSMFTVLSGLSGAVGYVMGGIDWESTAVGASLGGHVKTVFGIVGAFFVGCIVLTLSSFREMPLPVVRAATAAGYFDQGGGHGEYERFTNDDASGCEETESMELARQKSSGPSKARGKEVDDEAPPTFKEYLLSIIYMPRTMMILCLTNLFCWMALVSYSLFLTDFVGAVVYGGDPVAPMGTESYRVYQSGVRLGCFGLAIDSVTCALYSLFIEKLVHRFGAKPIYILGQAAYSVSVALLAMFRTKAAVLLVSPAAGLLYATQFTMPFILVDHYHSSSMVEADADWSERGLGTDIALVSSMMFPAQLLLSLCAGPMVRLFGGSPTVIMYGASLVSACGALCAMRVTYHRL, encoded by the exons ATGGGATCCGGCGACATACAGTGCCCGTTGGACGTAAGCGATGTCCCGCGCAAGTACGCCCACATCTTCCGCAAGAAGAAGACCTGGGAGCTGGTGATGCTTAGCGGTGCCGTGTGCGGCATCGAGTTGTGCTACGCCGCGGAGACGGCCTTCATCGGTCCAATCCTGTTGGGCCTCGGCATACCCATCTCCTTCGTGGCGCTCGCCATGTGCTTAAGTCCAGCGCTGGGCTTCTTCGTCACGCCCGTACTGGGGTCCATGAGCGACACCTGCACGTCTCGCATGGGCCGCCGACGGCCTTTCATCATAATCTTCGCGCTGGGCATGCTGCTGGGCCTGATCCTACTGCCCAACGGCCAGGACTTGGGCATAGCGCTCGGCGACAGCGGCGTGAACGTGCTTGGCGAAGGCAATGATGTGATTCCAGAGAG CAACTCAACAAACCTTTCGAACAACTCGACCACCGGCAATGTTGCATACCACAGCTGGTCTAAGCATGGCTGGGGCATCATGTTCACCATCGTGGGCTTCGTGTTCCTGGACATGTGCTGCGACGGCTGTCAGTCACCGGCCAGGAGCTACGTCCTCGACGTCACGATCGTGTCGGACCACGCGCGTGCGCTCTCGATGTTCACCGTTCTCTCGGGCCTGTCGGGCGCCGTCGGCTACGTCATGGGCGGCATCGACTGGGAAAGCACGGCGGTCGGAGCCAGTCTCGGCGGTCACGTCAAGACCGTGTTCGGTATCGTCGGCGCATTCTTCGTCGGCTGCATCGTGTTGACTCTGTCGAGCTTCCGCGAGATGCCCCTGCCCGTCGTCAGGGCGGCCACTGCGGCTGGCTACTTCGACCAAGGCGGGGGACACGGCGAGTACGAGAGGTTCACCAACGACGACGCCAGCGGGTGCGAGGAGACCGAGAGCATGGAGCTCGCCAGGCAAAAGTCGAGCGGTCCGTCCAAAGCCCGCGGCAAGGAAGTGGATGACGAAGCCCCTCCAACGTTCAAGGAGTACCTCCTCTCCATAATCTACATGCCTAG GACCATGATGATTCTGTGCCTGACGAACCTGTTCTGTTGGATGGCACTAGTCAGCTACTCGCTCTTCCTCACGGACTTCGTGGGCGCCGTGGTGTACGGGGGAGATCCCGTGGCACCCATGGGCACAGAATCTTATCGCGTCTACCAGAGCGGAGTGCGACTGGGCTGCTTCGGCTTGGCTATCGACTCCGTCACCTGCGCACTCTACTCATTGTTCATCGAAAAGCTTGTGCACCGCTTCG GGGCCAAACCAATATACATCTTGGGCCAGGCGGCCTACTCCGTGAGCGTGGCTTTGCTCGCCATGTTTCGCACCAAGGCGGCCGTGCTGCTGGTGTCACCCGCGGCGGGCCTCTTGTACGCCACCCAGTTCACGATGCCCTTCATCTTGGTGGACCACTACCACAGCTCGAGCATG GTGGAGGCTGACGCCGACTGGTCCGAGCGCGGTCTGGGCACAGATATTGCGCTCGTGAGCAGCATGATGTTCCCGGCACAGTTGCTACTGTCTCTCTGCGCTGGGCCCATGGTTCGTCTCTTCGGAGGGTCACCGACTGTCATCATGTACGGCGCGTCGCTGGTCAGCGCTTGTGGGGCACTGTGTGCCATGCGCGTCACTTACCACAGATTGTGA